DNA from Rhodoligotrophos defluvii:
TGTTTATGCGTCAGGACTGCCCAGTCTGCCGCTCGGAAGGTTTTGCGGCGCATGCCCGTGTCCGCTTGAGCCGCGGCGAGCAGTCGATCATAGCGACGCTCTACCATGTGACGGATGGTCTACTGGAAGTCGACGAGGCCGGTCTCTCCGAGTCGGCCTGGGTGCAGCTGGGCGCGACCGACGGCGACGAGATCGCCGCAAGTCACCCGCAACCGCTGGATTCGCTGAGCCGGGTGCGAGGGAAAATCTACGGCGATCGCCTCAGCGCGGCGGCGCTGCGCAATATCCTCCGGGACATTGTCGGCGGCCGCTACGACGACATCCATCTCGCTTCCTTCCTCACCGCCTGCGCGGCGCGTTCGCTGGACCGCGTCGAGATGATCGGGCTTACCCGGGCGATGGTGGACGCCGGTGACCGGCTGTCGTGGCCCGTGCGTCCGGTGGCTGACAAGCACTCCGTGGGTGGGCTTCCCGGCAACCGCACGACGCCGATCGTTGTGGCGATCGCAGCGGCGTGCGGCCTGACGATGCCGAAGACTTCCTCGCGCGCGATCACGTCGCCGGCCGGAACCGCGGACGCCATGGAGACGCTGGCGCCGGTGAATCTCGACATCGCAGCGATGCGGCGGGTCGTGGAGCGGGAGAGCGGTTGCGTCGTGTGGGGTGGTGCGGTGCAGCTCAGCCCGGCCGACGACACGCTGATCCGGGTCGAACGGGCGCTCGACCTCGACAGCGAGGGACAACTTGTCGCCTCCGTCCTCTCCAAAAAGATCGCGGCCGGCTCGACCCACGTCGTGCTCGATATCCCGGTAGGACCGACGGCGAAGGTCCGCAGCGACGAGGCGGCCGCGGCGCTCTCGCGCCATCTGATGGATGTCGCAGAGGCATTCGGAATAGTGGTCGAGGTGGTCGCGAGCGATGGCAGCCAGCCGGTCGGGCGCGGCATCGGTCCGGCGCTGGAGGCCGTGGACGTCCTGGCCGTGCTCCAGGGCGCGCCGGGGGCTCCAGCCGACCTACGCACCCGGGCGGTTGCGCTTGCCGGCCGCCTGCTCGAAATGACGGGAACGGCGCCGCGCGGGGCCGGCGTCGCTGCGGCAGCGCAAGCGCTGACCGAAGGGATCGCCTGGGCGAAGTTCCAGCGGATCTGCGAGGCGCAGGGCGGTCTGCGGCAGCCCCCCGTGGCCCCGCACCATCACCCCGTACTTGCAGACCGTGCCGGCCGCGTGTCGAGGATCGATAACCGCCGGCTCGCCAGGGTCGCGAAGCTCGCGGGGGCGCCAGATGCGAAGGCAGCCGGCCTAGAGCTGCATACGCGGCTCGGCGCCGCGATCGATCGCGGCGGGCCTCTGTTCACGGTCCACGCGGAAACGCCGGGCGAGCTC
Protein-coding regions in this window:
- a CDS encoding thymidine phosphorylase family protein — encoded protein: MTQNPTHLASMPVGRQPNRLRARRLGVDTQHEMVVFMRQDCPVCRSEGFAAHARVRLSRGEQSIIATLYHVTDGLLEVDEAGLSESAWVQLGATDGDEIAASHPQPLDSLSRVRGKIYGDRLSAAALRNILRDIVGGRYDDIHLASFLTACAARSLDRVEMIGLTRAMVDAGDRLSWPVRPVADKHSVGGLPGNRTTPIVVAIAAACGLTMPKTSSRAITSPAGTADAMETLAPVNLDIAAMRRVVERESGCVVWGGAVQLSPADDTLIRVERALDLDSEGQLVASVLSKKIAAGSTHVVLDIPVGPTAKVRSDEAAAALSRHLMDVAEAFGIVVEVVASDGSQPVGRGIGPALEAVDVLAVLQGAPGAPADLRTRAVALAGRLLEMTGTAPRGAGVAAAAQALTEGIAWAKFQRICEAQGGLRQPPVAPHHHPVLADRAGRVSRIDNRRLARVAKLAGAPDAKAAGLELHTRLGAAIDRGGPLFTVHAETPGELAYALEFVSANRDVVEVVEK